GTCGGTGACGTGCGGGGTGACGGCCGGGGTGACGGGGGGCGTGGCCCCGGGTTCGGCGGGCGGTGCGGCCTGCGGCGGCGTGTCCTGCGGCATGAGGGCTCCCTGTCTGCGCCCGGCCGCGTCTGCGCCGCCCGGCTCACTCTCAACGAGAACGTGTTGCAGTAGTCGCCCAAGTCGACCATCTGCGGCCCGTTCTGACTAGTCGTAACCCTCCGTTGGATCTTCCGGGCCGTTCCGTCCTGGCCGTGGACTCCTAGAACTAGAACTGGTATCAGTTCGGGAACGCCAAGCCGCAGGAGGCAGCAGCCATGACCGAGCTCGTGGAACACGGACACCTGTTCATCGGCGGGGAGTGGACGGATCCGCTGGGCACCGACACGATCGAGATCGTCTCCCCCCACACCGAGCAGGTCATCGGCAGCGTCCCGCACGCCTCCCGCGCGGACGTGGACCGCGCCGTCGCCGTCGCCCGCCGGGCCTTCGACGAGGGCCCCTGGCCCCGGATGTCCCTGGACGAGCGGATCGCCGTCGTCACCCGGATCAAGGACGCGATCGCCGTCCGGCACGAGGAGATCGCCCGGTCGATCAGCTCCCAGAACGGGTCCCCGTACTCCTGGAGCGTCCTCGCGCAGGCGCTCGGCCCGATGATGGTCTACGACGCCGCGATCCAGGTCGCGCGCGCCTACCCGTACGAGGAGCACCGCCAGGGGGTGCTCGGGCCGATCCTGGTGCGCAGGGAGCCGGTGGGCGTGGTCGCGGCCGTCATACCGTGGAACGTGCCGCAGTTCGTGGCCGCCGCCAAGCTCGCTCCGGCGCTGCTGACCGGGTCGACGGTGATCCTCAAGCCGTCCCCCGAGTCGCCGCTGGACTCGTACATCCTCGCCGACATCGCGCGGGAGGCCGGGCTGCCGGAGGGCGTGCTGTCGATCCTGCCCGCCGACCGGGAGGTCAGCGAGTACCTGGTCGGCCACCCCGGCGTCGACAAGGTGGCGTTCACCGGCTCGGTCGCGGCCGGCCGGCGCGTGATGGAGGTCGCCGCCCGCAACCTGACCCGGGTCACGCTCGAACTCGGCGGCAAGTCCGCCGCCGTGATCCTGCCGGACGCCGACCTCGAGTCCACCATCGCCGGCATCGTCCCGGCGGCCTGGATGAACAACGGGCAGGCCTGCGTGGCCCAGACCCGGGTCCTCGCGCCGCGCAGCCGGTACGAGGAGGTCGCCGAGGCGCTCGCGGCCGCGGCCGGCGCGCTGGTGGTCGGCGACCCGCTGGACCCGGCGACGCAGCTCGGGCCGCTGGTGGCCAGGCGGCAGCAGCAGCGGTCGCTGGACTACATCCGGATCGGCCAGGAGGAGGGCGCGAAGGTCCTGGCGGGCGGCGGCCGCCCGGCCGGGCTGGAGCGGGGCTGGTACGTGGAGCCGACGCTGTTCGGGGACGTGGACAACTCGATGCGGATCGCCCGCGAGGAGATCTTCGGACCGGTCGTCTGCCTGATCCCGTACGGGGACGAGGCGGAGGCGGTGCGGGTCGCCAACGACTCGGAGTTCGGACTGAGCGGCAGCGTCTGGACGGGGGACGTCGAGCACGGCATCGACTTCGCGCGGCAGGTGCGGACGGGCACGTTCAACGTGAACACCTTCAGCCTGGACATGCTGGGGCCGTTCGGCGGCTACAAGAACAGCGGCGTGGGGCGGGAGTTCGGGCCCGAGGGGCTGAGCGAGTACCTGGAGCACAAGATGATCCACCTGCCGGCGGGCTACGCGGCGGGTGCCTGATGGGTGACCGCTGGCAGGTCGAGGTGGACCGGGGGGTCTGCATCGGCTCGGGGATGTGCGTGAACCACGCGCCGGACGGCTTCGTCCTGGACTCCGCGCGCCAGTCGCATCCGCGGGATCCGGAGACGGACGCGAACGAGCCGGTCCTGACGGCGGCGGAAGGCTGCCCGGTGGAGGCCATCATGATCACCCTGGCGGCCACCGGCGAGGCCGTGTTCCCCCCGGAGGAATGACCGCACAAGCGCCGGGCGGCGGCCCGGCCCGGCGGCGGACACCTGCCGCCGCCGGGCCGCTGCGCGCGTACGGCGGGATCAGGCCTTTCGCGCGGTCCCGGCAGCCCCGCCGGCCCCGCCGGCAGCCGGCGGCGCCGTCATGTCGATCAGGCGGCAGACCGTCTCGATGTCGATCTTGACCTGGGCGATCGAGGCGCGGCCCGAGAGCCAGGTGATCAGTGCCGAGTGCCAGGTGTGCTCGATCACCCGGACCGCGGAGAGCTGCTCCGCCGTCGGCGGGGCGTCCAGGCCCATCGCGTCCAGGATGATCGCCGTGGTCAGCCGGGACACCGTGTCCACCTCGGGGCTCACGCTCCGGTCCGCGAACGTCAGGGCGCGGACCATCGCATCGGCGAGCTGCGGCTCCCGCTGCAGCGCGCGGAAGGCCCGCATCAGCGTCTCCGCGACCCGCGCGGCCGGGTCCTCGCCCGCCGGGGGCCGCTTGCGGAGCGTCGTGTGCATGTGCTGGAGCTGGTCCTGCATCGTCGCGACGAGCAGGTGCACCTTGGACGGGAAGTACCGGTACAGGGTGCCCAGCGCGACCCCGGCCGCCTCCGCGACCTCCCGCATCTGGACGGCGTCGAAACCGCCCCGGCTGGCCAGCTGGGCGCTGGCGTGCAGGATCCGGCGGCGGCGCGCCTCCTGGCGCTCCGTCAGGGGAGGGGACGCCGTCGTGGCGAGGGCTTTCGCATCCGCTGTCATCTGTCCCGTTCCATGGCGTTCCGTGTCGTTGCGGTGCTGATTTCCGGGCTGTTCACATCGTGATCGGCAGGCGATCGGCCGGTGATCGACAGCCAGCATGTCAGGCGCCGGAGCCGTGGCGTGAATCACCTGCTCCGCCTCTTACGGTGTGGTTTCCGGCCGGTAGATTCAATGGTCTTCGACGGATCAAGTCTGAAACTTGTTCTACATTATGCGAGCGGTTACGCTCCGGCGAAAGTGCAGGGAGAAGGGGGCCGAGAGTGACCGCTGAGGCCATGGTGGCGAGCCCTTTCGCGGGTTCCGCCACCGACGGCGACCGCCCGTTGCGCATCGCACTCCTCACCTATAAGGGGAACCCGTTCTGCGGCGGCCAGGGCGTCTACGTCCGGCACCTCTCGCGGGAGCTCGTGAGGCTGGGGCACTCCGTCGAGGTCATCGGCGCGCAGCCGTATCCGGTCCTCGACACCGGCGCCACGCTCACCGAACTGCCGAGCCTCGACCTGTACCGGCAGCCCGACCCGTTCCGCACGCCGAAGCGCGACGAGTACCGGGACTGGATCGACGCGCTCGAGGTCGCCACCATGTGGACCGGCGGCTTCCCCGAGCCGCTGACCTTCTCGCTGCGGGCCCGGCGCCACCTCGCCGCCCGCGCGGGCGAGTTCGACGTCATCCACGACAACCAGACGCTCGGCTACGGCCTGCTGGCCGACCTCGGCGCGCCGCTGGTCACCACCATCCACCACCCCATCACCGTGGACCGCAAGCTCGACCTCGAAGCCGCCAAGGACCGCAAGAAGCGGCTCTCCGTCCGGCGCTGGTACGCCTTCACGCGGATGCAGGGACGGGTCGCCCGCCGGCTGCCCTCCGTGCTGACCGTCTCCGGCTCCTCCCGGCAGGAGATCGCCGAGCACCTGGGCGTGCGGGACGAGCGCATCCACGTCGTCCACATCGGCGCCGACACCGACCTGTGGTCGCCCGACGCGTCCGTCGCCGAGGTGCCGGGGCGGATCGTCACCACCTCCAGCGCCGACGTCCCGCTCAAGGGCCTCGTGCACCTCGTCGAGGCGCTCGCGAAGCTGCGCACCGAGCAGCCCGACGCGCACCTCGTCGTCGTCGGCAAGCGTGCCGAGCGGGGGCCGGTCGCCCGCGCGATCGAGACGTACGGGCTCCAGGACGCCGTCCGCTTCGTCAAGGGCATCACCGACGCCGAGCTCGTCGACCTGGTGCGCAGCGCGCAGATCGCCTGCGTGCCCTCGCTGTACGAGGGCTTTTCGCTGCCCGCCGCCGAGGCCATGGCCACCGGCACCCCGCTGGTCGCCACCACCGGCGGCGCGATCCCCGAGGTCGCGGGCCCCGACGGCGAGACCTGCCTCGCGGTGCCGCCCGGCGACGCGGGTGCGCTGGCCGCCGCACTGGGCCGGCTGCTGGGCGACGCGCAGCTGCGGGCCCGCCTGGGCGCCGCCGGACGCGAGCGGGTGCTGGCCCGGTTCACCTGGGCCAGAGCCGCCGAGGGCACCGCCGCGCACTACCGCGCCGCCATCGAGCAGGCAGCCGGCCGCGCCCGCCGCGCGCGGTGACCTTCCGCCTTTTCCACACCACCCCCGAACACCCCCGCGACCGCGAAGGCAGGACCCCGTGCTGACCGTCGATTTCTCCCGGTTCCCGCTCGCCGCAGGCGACCGTGTGCTCGATCTGGGCTGCGGCGCCGGCCGGCACGCCTTCGAGTGCTACCGGCGCGGCGCCCAGGTGGTCGCAGTCGACCGCAACGGCGAGGAGATCCGCGAGGTCGCCAAGTGGTTCGCCGCCATGAAGGAGGCCGGTGAGGCCCCGGCCGGCGCCACCGCCACGGCCATGGAGGGCGACGCGCTGGCCCTGCCCTTCCCCGACGACTCCTTCGACGTCGTCATCATCTCCGAGGTGATGGAGCACATCCCCGACGACAAGGGCGTGCTCGCCGAGATGGTCCGCGTCCTCAAGCCCGGCGGCCGCATCGCCATCACCGTGCCGCGCTACGGCCCGGAGAAGATCTGCTGGGCGCTCTCCGACGCGTACCACGAGGTCGAGGGCGGCCACATCCGCATCTACAAGGCCGACGAGCTGCTCGGCAAGATGAAGGCCGCGGGCCTCAAGCCGTACGGCACGCACCACGCCCACGGGCTGCACTCCCCGTACTGGTGGCTCAAGTGCGCCTTCGGCGTGGACAACGACCAGGTGCTGCCGGTGAAGGCGTACCACAAGCTGCTGGTCTGGGACATCATGAAGAAGCCGCTGGCCACACGGCTCGCGGAGCAGGCGCTCAACCCGCTCATCGGCAAGAGCTTCGTGGCGTACGCGACGAAGCCGCACCTTCCCGTCGGCGCAGCGAAGTGAGCTCGCCCGGGCGCACCGAACGCCTGGTCCTGGACGGGGTGCTGACCGCCGAGGAGGCCGCCGGGACGGTGGCCGGCATCCTCGCCGCGCAGCGCTCCGACGGGGCCATCCCGTGGTTCCGCGGGCACCACCTCGACCCGTGGGACCACACCGAGGCCGCGATGGCCCTGGACGCGGCCGGCGAGCACGAGGCGGCGGAGCGGGCCTACGACTGGCTGGCCCGCCACCAGAACGCCGACGGCTCCTGGTACGCGGCGTACGCCGACCGGCCGGACGGGGTGGACACCGCCGAGCCGCAGGACGCGAGCCGGGAGAGCAACTTCGTCGCGTACATAGCCGTCGGCGTCTGGCACCACTACCTGGCCACCGGCGACGACCCGTTCCTGGACCGCATGTGGCCCGTCGTCTACGCGGCGACCGAGTTCGTGCTCGGGCTCCAGCAGCCGGGCGGCGAGATCGGCTGGAAGCGGGAGGCCGACGGCAGCCCCGTCACGGACGCGCTGCTCACCGGCTCCTCCTCGATCCACCAGGCGCTGCGGTGCGCGCTGGCGATCGCCGAGCACCGCGAGGAGTCCCAGCCGGACTGGGAGCTGGCGGCGGGTGCCCTCGGGCACGCGATCCGGCGGCACCCGGAGCGGTTCCTGGACAAGTCCCGGTACTCGATGGACTGGTACTACCCGGTGCTGGGCGGCGCGCTCACCGGCGCGGACGCCAGGGCGCGGATCGACGAGCGCTGGGACGAGTTCGTCGTCCCGGACCTCGGAGTGCGCTGCGTCCTGCCGAACCCGTGGGTGACGGGCGGGGAGTCCTGCGAGCTCGCCCTGGCCCTGTGGGCGACGGGCGAGTCGGACCGGGCGCTGGACATCCTGCGCTCCATCACGCACCTGCGCGCCGACAACGGCATGTACTGGACGGGCTACGTCTTCGAGGACAAGGCGGTGTGGCCGGTCGAGCAGACGACCTGGACGGCCGGGTCGCTGCTGCTCGCCGTGGCCGCGCTGGGCGGCGACGAGGCCACCGGGACGGTGTTCGGGGGGCTGGAGCTGCCGTCCGGACTCGAGCCGGACTGCTGCCGGTAGGCCGGGCCGCGCGCTGCGCGCTGCGGGCAAGAAGGGGGCAGGCCGCCGCGGACGGAGGCCTGCCCGTATGGGAACTCGCGGTCACTGGCGGTAGAGCCGGCCCG
The Streptomyces sp. NBC_01296 DNA segment above includes these coding regions:
- a CDS encoding prenyltransferase: MSSPGRTERLVLDGVLTAEEAAGTVAGILAAQRSDGAIPWFRGHHLDPWDHTEAAMALDAAGEHEAAERAYDWLARHQNADGSWYAAYADRPDGVDTAEPQDASRESNFVAYIAVGVWHHYLATGDDPFLDRMWPVVYAATEFVLGLQQPGGEIGWKREADGSPVTDALLTGSSSIHQALRCALAIAEHREESQPDWELAAGALGHAIRRHPERFLDKSRYSMDWYYPVLGGALTGADARARIDERWDEFVVPDLGVRCVLPNPWVTGGESCELALALWATGESDRALDILRSITHLRADNGMYWTGYVFEDKAVWPVEQTTWTAGSLLLAVAALGGDEATGTVFGGLELPSGLEPDCCR
- a CDS encoding ferredoxin, giving the protein MGDRWQVEVDRGVCIGSGMCVNHAPDGFVLDSARQSHPRDPETDANEPVLTAAEGCPVEAIMITLAATGEAVFPPEE
- a CDS encoding glycosyltransferase family 4 protein, encoding MTAEAMVASPFAGSATDGDRPLRIALLTYKGNPFCGGQGVYVRHLSRELVRLGHSVEVIGAQPYPVLDTGATLTELPSLDLYRQPDPFRTPKRDEYRDWIDALEVATMWTGGFPEPLTFSLRARRHLAARAGEFDVIHDNQTLGYGLLADLGAPLVTTIHHPITVDRKLDLEAAKDRKKRLSVRRWYAFTRMQGRVARRLPSVLTVSGSSRQEIAEHLGVRDERIHVVHIGADTDLWSPDASVAEVPGRIVTTSSADVPLKGLVHLVEALAKLRTEQPDAHLVVVGKRAERGPVARAIETYGLQDAVRFVKGITDAELVDLVRSAQIACVPSLYEGFSLPAAEAMATGTPLVATTGGAIPEVAGPDGETCLAVPPGDAGALAAALGRLLGDAQLRARLGAAGRERVLARFTWARAAEGTAAHYRAAIEQAAGRARRAR
- a CDS encoding class I SAM-dependent methyltransferase produces the protein MLTVDFSRFPLAAGDRVLDLGCGAGRHAFECYRRGAQVVAVDRNGEEIREVAKWFAAMKEAGEAPAGATATAMEGDALALPFPDDSFDVVIISEVMEHIPDDKGVLAEMVRVLKPGGRIAITVPRYGPEKICWALSDAYHEVEGGHIRIYKADELLGKMKAAGLKPYGTHHAHGLHSPYWWLKCAFGVDNDQVLPVKAYHKLLVWDIMKKPLATRLAEQALNPLIGKSFVAYATKPHLPVGAAK
- a CDS encoding aldehyde dehydrogenase, coding for MTELVEHGHLFIGGEWTDPLGTDTIEIVSPHTEQVIGSVPHASRADVDRAVAVARRAFDEGPWPRMSLDERIAVVTRIKDAIAVRHEEIARSISSQNGSPYSWSVLAQALGPMMVYDAAIQVARAYPYEEHRQGVLGPILVRREPVGVVAAVIPWNVPQFVAAAKLAPALLTGSTVILKPSPESPLDSYILADIAREAGLPEGVLSILPADREVSEYLVGHPGVDKVAFTGSVAAGRRVMEVAARNLTRVTLELGGKSAAVILPDADLESTIAGIVPAAWMNNGQACVAQTRVLAPRSRYEEVAEALAAAAGALVVGDPLDPATQLGPLVARRQQQRSLDYIRIGQEEGAKVLAGGGRPAGLERGWYVEPTLFGDVDNSMRIAREEIFGPVVCLIPYGDEAEAVRVANDSEFGLSGSVWTGDVEHGIDFARQVRTGTFNVNTFSLDMLGPFGGYKNSGVGREFGPEGLSEYLEHKMIHLPAGYAAGA
- a CDS encoding TetR family transcriptional regulator produces the protein MTADAKALATTASPPLTERQEARRRRILHASAQLASRGGFDAVQMREVAEAAGVALGTLYRYFPSKVHLLVATMQDQLQHMHTTLRKRPPAGEDPAARVAETLMRAFRALQREPQLADAMVRALTFADRSVSPEVDTVSRLTTAIILDAMGLDAPPTAEQLSAVRVIEHTWHSALITWLSGRASIAQVKIDIETVCRLIDMTAPPAAGGAGGAAGTARKA